The following are encoded together in the Candidatus Binataceae bacterium genome:
- the ruvX gene encoding Holliday junction resolvase RuvX produces MIVAGIDFGRYRIGIAITGDHGVVLPVTTIQSRSRASSLAAIKARLAELEVRHIVVGQPLNADGTAGPAAHAAEKFAAELRLIIDVPVELHDERLSSFEARERLRGGAARRKGDPRIDAVAACVILESWLNGRAQNNQGR; encoded by the coding sequence GTGATTGTCGCGGGGATCGATTTTGGACGGTATCGGATTGGTATCGCGATCACCGGCGACCATGGTGTGGTGTTGCCCGTCACGACGATACAAAGCCGCTCACGGGCGTCGAGCCTCGCTGCGATCAAGGCTCGCCTGGCGGAGCTCGAAGTGCGTCATATTGTCGTCGGGCAGCCCCTCAACGCGGACGGAACCGCCGGGCCGGCGGCGCACGCCGCTGAAAAATTCGCCGCCGAATTGCGTCTAATCATCGACGTGCCAGTGGAGCTTCACGACGAGCGGTTGAGCAGTTTCGAGGCGCGCGAACGTCTTCGCGGCGGCGCGGCCCGACGCAAGGGCGACCCGCGAATCGACGCCGTTGCCGCCTGTGTGATCCTCGAGAGCTGGCTGAACGGCCGCGCGCAAAATAATCAGGGTCGATGA
- a CDS encoding TIGR03617 family F420-dependent LLM class oxidoreductase, whose translation MKLDTGITTRDLSEVAAEAKKAEELGFDAIWSMEAGNDGFLPLALAAEHTQRIKMGPAVAIAFPRSPMATAYTSWDLAALAKGRFVLGLGTQVKGHIERRYGVKWEAPVPKLREYVLALKTIFKCWAEGGKKLSFQGKYFNFSLMTPFFAPKPHNYSIPIYIAGVNEHILRLAGEHCEGLHAHPFTSPKYLREYLLPHVEEGLKKSGRARKDFTIFTSAFVIVGRNQEEIERARAGVRQQISFYASTRTYKVVLDMHGWGDVATQLNELTAKGDWASMPKLITDEMLDTYAISGTYDNIGEKVRERFDGLLDRVSFYVPYKGAFDDSAWSRLCKQFNG comes from the coding sequence ATGAAGCTGGATACCGGAATCACCACGCGCGACCTGAGCGAGGTCGCGGCCGAAGCCAAGAAAGCCGAGGAGCTCGGCTTCGACGCGATCTGGTCGATGGAAGCGGGCAACGACGGCTTTCTGCCGCTCGCGCTCGCGGCCGAGCATACGCAGCGGATCAAGATGGGTCCGGCCGTCGCGATTGCGTTTCCGCGCAGCCCAATGGCGACCGCCTATACATCGTGGGACCTGGCCGCGCTCGCGAAAGGCCGCTTCGTGCTGGGGCTGGGGACGCAGGTGAAGGGCCATATCGAGCGCCGCTACGGCGTCAAATGGGAGGCTCCCGTACCGAAGCTGCGCGAGTACGTTCTCGCGCTCAAGACGATTTTCAAGTGCTGGGCGGAGGGCGGCAAGAAGCTGAGTTTTCAGGGCAAGTATTTCAACTTCTCGCTGATGACGCCGTTCTTTGCGCCGAAACCGCATAATTATTCGATTCCGATCTATATCGCCGGGGTCAATGAGCATATTCTGCGGCTGGCCGGCGAGCACTGCGAGGGCCTCCACGCCCATCCATTTACCTCGCCCAAGTATCTGCGTGAGTATCTGCTGCCTCACGTCGAAGAGGGGCTGAAAAAATCCGGGCGCGCACGCAAAGACTTCACGATCTTCACCAGCGCCTTTGTGATCGTCGGGCGCAACCAGGAGGAGATCGAGCGGGCGCGCGCCGGCGTGCGGCAGCAGATTTCCTTCTACGCTTCGACGCGCACCTACAAGGTCGTCCTCGACATGCACGGATGGGGCGATGTCGCCACGCAGCTCAACGAATTGACCGCGAAGGGCGACTGGGCCTCGATGCCGAAGTTGATCACGGACGAGATGCTCGACACCTACGCGATCAGCGGGACATACGACAATATCGGCGAAAAGGTGCGGGAGCGCTTCGACGGCCTGCTCGATCGCGTGTCGTTTTACGTGCCGTACAAGGGGGCCTTTGACGACTCCGCGTGGAGCCGTCTGTGCAAGCAGTTCAACGGCTAA
- a CDS encoding VIT1/CCC1 transporter family protein: MTLSVSQHEFDHHTEKVHAAGGRRLRDLMLGLNDGLVAAFAVTSGVAAAFSSPKIVIMAGLAEMLGGAVSMGLAAYASARAHYEFYQSETQREREEIKRWPEREREEVRAIYRSKGFSGALLDQIVGHITADPTRWRNVMMREELGFGADVGEAPMHSAVTVGGAYLLGAAVPLLPYLFVGPPTGILASAVFTVCILFVVGAAKTRITSRRWWRSGLESMGIGIAAALVTYGAGRIFAGR; encoded by the coding sequence TTGACGCTTTCAGTCTCACAGCACGAGTTCGATCATCACACCGAAAAGGTTCACGCCGCCGGCGGCCGCCGCTTGCGCGACCTGATGCTCGGACTGAATGACGGCCTGGTCGCCGCTTTCGCCGTGACCTCGGGAGTCGCTGCGGCCTTCAGCAGCCCGAAGATTGTGATTATGGCGGGCCTGGCGGAGATGCTCGGTGGCGCGGTCTCGATGGGTCTCGCGGCCTATGCCTCGGCGCGCGCACACTACGAGTTCTACCAGAGCGAGACGCAGCGCGAGCGCGAAGAGATCAAGCGCTGGCCGGAACGCGAGCGCGAGGAAGTCCGCGCAATTTATCGCAGCAAGGGCTTTAGCGGGGCGCTGCTCGATCAGATCGTCGGACATATCACAGCCGACCCGACGCGCTGGCGCAACGTGATGATGCGCGAGGAGCTGGGCTTTGGCGCAGACGTGGGCGAGGCGCCGATGCACTCGGCGGTCACGGTCGGCGGCGCTTACCTTCTGGGCGCAGCAGTACCGTTACTGCCTTATCTGTTCGTCGGTCCGCCGACGGGCATTCTGGCGTCGGCGGTCTTCACCGTCTGCATCCTCTTCGTGGTCGGCGCCGCCAAGACCAGGATCACCTCGCGACGATGGTGGCGCAGCGGGCTCGAGAGCATGGGTATCGGGATTGCCGCGGCGTTGGTCACCTATGGCGCGGGCCGCATATTCGCTGGACGCTAG
- a CDS encoding alpha/beta hydrolase gives MPHATVNGLNLHYAIAGAGDPLLMVMGLGASSASWDPALIAHLARSFRVITYDNRGTGLSDKPDIPYSLELFAADAAGLLDALGCARVHLFGPSMGGMIAQEFALRHSPRLQTLTLGCTTFGGKHATPPPAESIKLLTAPRNGATEEEIIRRGWPLAYSADFIRDRRDYLDASIPRLLANPTPVFAYKRHLDASYGLKTYDRLPAIRTPTLVITGGDDVLIPAHNSEILAERIPGARLHIIPHVGHAFFNEAPDEFLQVLVPFLQAHPLHP, from the coding sequence ATGCCACACGCGACAGTCAACGGCCTTAATCTGCACTATGCGATCGCAGGCGCGGGCGATCCTCTCCTGATGGTGATGGGACTCGGCGCGAGTTCGGCGAGCTGGGACCCGGCGCTGATCGCTCACCTGGCGCGCTCGTTTCGCGTCATTACCTACGACAATCGCGGCACCGGCCTGAGCGACAAACCCGACATCCCATATTCGCTCGAGCTGTTCGCCGCCGACGCGGCTGGCTTGCTCGATGCCCTCGGCTGCGCTCGCGTGCATCTTTTCGGCCCCTCGATGGGCGGTATGATCGCGCAGGAATTCGCGCTGCGGCATAGCCCCCGGCTGCAAACCCTCACGCTCGGTTGCACCACCTTTGGCGGCAAGCACGCGACGCCGCCGCCCGCTGAATCGATCAAACTGCTGACCGCGCCACGTAATGGCGCCACGGAAGAGGAGATCATCCGGCGTGGATGGCCCTTGGCCTACAGCGCGGACTTTATCCGCGATCGGCGCGACTATCTCGATGCCTCGATCCCGCGGCTGCTGGCGAATCCAACGCCGGTCTTCGCCTACAAGCGTCATCTCGACGCCAGTTACGGACTCAAGACTTATGATCGATTACCCGCAATCCGCACGCCGACCCTCGTGATTACCGGCGGCGACGACGTGCTCATCCCGGCGCATAATTCCGAGATTCTGGCGGAACGCATCCCCGGCGCGCGGTTGCACATCATCCCGCACGTCGGGCACGCATTTTTCAACGAAGCGCCGGATGAGTTCCTGCAGGTCCTCGTCCCGTTCCTGCAGGCCCACCCGCTTCATCCCTAG
- a CDS encoding lipopolysaccharide kinase InaA family protein produces MRILYAAAPEWERLSERIASLIEDAGFESRKMTTRVRAGFLSHEGREVFVKRVAAGGSFKGILARVFGSRGWRAWRGAEFLAAARIAHPRPLLIAEERRAGAIRASYIATEPLRAARVFSQFALGRSRSAAFRRTLSKQVAGEVRRLHDAGIYTRDLQETNLMLEERDGELIVWFVDFEDFRRARQVSPERRMLNLVHLDRSIGRFASRAKRLRFFYDYFGGRPARAEARRLLREYFVLRARVGGRARRKLPTQASPAVQRSAAARGN; encoded by the coding sequence ATGCGCATTCTCTATGCGGCTGCGCCGGAATGGGAGCGACTGAGCGAGCGGATCGCGTCGCTCATCGAAGATGCCGGATTCGAGAGCCGCAAAATGACGACGCGCGTGCGCGCAGGCTTTCTGTCTCACGAGGGTCGCGAGGTTTTCGTCAAGCGAGTCGCCGCGGGCGGCAGTTTCAAGGGCATCTTGGCGCGGGTTTTTGGCTCGCGTGGGTGGCGGGCCTGGCGCGGCGCGGAGTTCCTCGCGGCCGCCCGAATTGCTCATCCGCGACCGTTACTGATTGCCGAGGAGCGCCGGGCGGGCGCGATCCGGGCGAGTTACATCGCGACCGAACCGTTGCGCGCGGCGCGCGTTTTCAGCCAATTTGCCTTGGGACGGTCGCGCAGCGCGGCGTTTCGGCGGACCCTTTCAAAACAGGTCGCCGGCGAAGTCCGGCGGCTGCACGATGCGGGTATCTACACGCGGGATTTGCAGGAGACCAACCTGATGCTCGAGGAGCGTGACGGCGAGCTGATAGTTTGGTTCGTCGATTTCGAGGATTTTCGCCGCGCTCGGCAGGTCTCGCCGGAGCGCCGGATGTTAAACCTGGTGCATCTCGATCGCAGCATCGGCAGGTTTGCGTCGCGCGCCAAGCGCTTGCGTTTTTTCTACGATTATTTTGGCGGCAGACCGGCGCGGGCTGAAGCGCGCCGCCTGTTGCGCGAGTATTTCGTTCTGCGCGCGCGGGTCGGCGGCCGCGCGCGGCGGAAGCTTCCGACGCAGGCGAGCCCGGCGGTTCAAAGATCCGCGGCGGCTAGAGGAAACTGA
- a CDS encoding ATP-dependent DNA ligase encodes MASFDDFAAVCEALGQTSSRLQITELVAEFIAALPIDEAEIAARFMVGQVLEQGAEKRLQISGRTIWRVVAELTSGEDQSEDIFASAVDFGEAIEALLRLRGSAPEPTLTLTEVAERAKTIAEIEGRSSRGRKLAALRELFTQASSREGKYLTKILIGEMRHGMSDGLMLEAIARMASRPITEIRRAHMLEPDLGRLVRSWRAPQAMSATTAVPPAAEAGPDHSAAPPAADSHDPGIVMQHMAKTLPSPSRGKPLRPMLAAPAPNIAEAFRILGGKLALEHKLDGARVQIHCAGADVRIYSRRLNEITPSLPEVSELMAPLAARRAIFDGEVIATDRAGRAIAFQELMRRFGRVRDIERLRLEQPIRLFLFDLMSLDGVLLIDLPYAERYGALTEIAAAAGLEVAPRILPSALADGEQFYVRAIADGCEGVMAKELTSLYTPGARGRGWLKIKPARTLDLVIVAAEWGYGRRHGWLSNYHLAARDEAADGFVEVGKTFKGLTDTDFEEMTARLLALKTGEAGGVVSVRPEVVVEVAYSDVQRSPRYSGGMALRFARIVGVRSDKSPDEADTIASVAAALDRQLVKPLPAAGSRGF; translated from the coding sequence GTGGCATCATTCGACGACTTTGCCGCAGTCTGCGAGGCCCTCGGCCAGACCAGCAGCCGGCTCCAGATAACCGAGCTCGTCGCCGAATTTATCGCCGCTCTCCCGATCGACGAAGCTGAAATCGCCGCGCGCTTTATGGTCGGGCAGGTGCTCGAGCAAGGCGCTGAGAAGCGCTTGCAGATCAGCGGCCGCACCATCTGGCGCGTCGTCGCCGAGCTCACCAGCGGCGAAGATCAGAGCGAGGATATTTTCGCTTCGGCGGTTGATTTCGGCGAAGCGATTGAGGCTCTCCTGCGCTTGCGTGGGTCAGCACCTGAGCCGACGCTGACGCTGACCGAGGTCGCCGAGCGCGCGAAAACGATCGCTGAAATCGAAGGACGCAGCTCGCGCGGACGCAAACTCGCCGCGCTGCGCGAGCTCTTCACGCAGGCCAGCTCGCGCGAAGGCAAATATCTGACCAAGATTCTTATCGGTGAGATGCGCCATGGGATGAGCGACGGGCTGATGCTCGAAGCGATCGCACGGATGGCCAGCCGCCCCATCACCGAGATTCGCCGTGCGCACATGCTCGAGCCCGACCTCGGCCGGCTGGTGCGGAGCTGGCGCGCACCGCAAGCCATGTCCGCAACAACCGCAGTGCCTCCCGCCGCCGAAGCCGGGCCGGATCATTCTGCCGCGCCGCCGGCCGCGGATTCGCATGATCCCGGCATTGTGATGCAGCATATGGCGAAGACTCTGCCATCTCCGTCACGCGGCAAGCCACTCCGTCCGATGCTCGCGGCGCCCGCGCCCAACATTGCCGAGGCCTTCCGCATCCTCGGCGGTAAGCTTGCGCTCGAGCACAAACTCGACGGCGCGCGCGTGCAAATTCACTGCGCCGGAGCGGACGTGCGGATCTACTCGCGCCGCCTGAACGAGATCACGCCGAGCCTGCCGGAGGTGAGCGAGTTGATGGCGCCTCTCGCCGCGCGCCGCGCGATCTTCGACGGCGAAGTCATCGCGACCGATCGCGCCGGGCGCGCGATCGCTTTCCAGGAGCTGATGCGCCGCTTCGGGCGGGTGCGCGATATCGAGCGCTTGCGCCTCGAGCAGCCGATTCGTCTCTTTCTATTTGATCTGATGAGCCTCGACGGAGTTCTTCTGATCGATCTCCCCTACGCCGAGCGTTATGGCGCGTTGACGGAAATTGCCGCCGCGGCCGGCCTGGAAGTGGCGCCGCGAATTCTGCCCTCCGCGCTGGCTGACGGCGAGCAGTTCTATGTGCGTGCGATCGCCGACGGTTGCGAGGGCGTGATGGCGAAGGAGTTGACCAGCCTCTATACGCCAGGCGCGCGCGGCCGCGGATGGCTCAAGATCAAGCCGGCGCGCACGCTCGATCTGGTCATCGTCGCCGCCGAATGGGGCTACGGGCGTCGTCATGGCTGGCTCTCGAACTACCATCTGGCCGCCCGCGACGAAGCGGCGGACGGCTTCGTCGAAGTCGGCAAGACCTTCAAAGGGCTAACCGACACCGACTTCGAGGAGATGACGGCGCGGCTGCTGGCGCTCAAGACCGGCGAAGCAGGCGGCGTCGTCTCGGTGCGTCCGGAGGTCGTCGTCGAGGTCGCCTACAGCGACGTGCAGCGCAGTCCGCGCTATAGCGGCGGGATGGCGCTGCGCTTCGCCCGAATCGTTGGCGTCCGCTCCGACAAAAGCCCGGACGAGGCCGATACGATCGCGAGCGTGGCCGCCGCGCTCGATCGCCAACTGGTCAAGCCCCTGCCTGCCGCCGGTAGTCGCGGGTTTTGA
- a CDS encoding glycerophosphodiester phosphodiesterase: protein MRAKLDTEFFEPGRPRVFAHRGASGDYPENTIEAFRAATERGAPYIELDVHMTRDGAIVVIHDDDLRRVSDRDSVVAETRLVKVQAADAGYNFSPDARSFPFRGRGLRVPTLEEVLSAFPQQRFIIEVKQITPSPIVPALEIIAQTRMSRRVLIASEHQAPLDDARQLAPQIPTNFSTAEVGDFFRSMAPDAAPYAPLGAALQIPPEHLSWKLVTPESVAAAHRLGVEVHVWTVNDAAEMRDMLALGVDGIITDYPGRLLELLRT from the coding sequence ATGCGCGCGAAGCTCGACACCGAGTTCTTCGAGCCGGGGCGGCCGCGCGTCTTTGCTCATCGCGGGGCCAGCGGCGATTATCCCGAAAACACCATAGAGGCGTTTCGCGCCGCAACCGAACGTGGTGCGCCTTACATCGAGCTTGACGTCCACATGACGCGAGACGGCGCGATTGTCGTGATCCACGACGACGATCTCCGTCGCGTCAGTGATCGCGACAGCGTTGTCGCCGAAACCAGACTGGTGAAGGTTCAGGCCGCCGACGCGGGCTACAATTTCTCGCCGGACGCGCGGAGCTTTCCGTTTCGCGGCAGGGGGCTGCGCGTACCGACCCTCGAAGAGGTGCTGAGCGCCTTTCCGCAGCAACGCTTTATTATCGAAGTCAAACAGATCACGCCGAGCCCGATCGTACCGGCGCTCGAAATTATCGCGCAGACCCGGATGAGCCGGCGGGTCCTGATCGCCAGCGAGCATCAGGCGCCGCTCGATGATGCACGCCAACTCGCGCCACAGATTCCGACCAATTTCTCAACCGCCGAAGTCGGCGACTTCTTTCGATCGATGGCGCCGGACGCCGCGCCTTACGCACCGCTTGGAGCCGCCCTGCAAATCCCGCCTGAGCATCTGTCGTGGAAGCTGGTGACGCCGGAAAGTGTCGCCGCGGCCCATCGGCTGGGCGTCGAAGTCCATGTCTGGACGGTCAACGACGCCGCCGAGATGCGGGATATGCTCGCGCTCGGCGTTGACGGCATCATCACCGACTATCCGGGCAGACTTCTCGAGCTGCTTCGCACCTAG
- a CDS encoding peptidoglycan DD-metalloendopeptidase family protein, with product MLRGKHNIQWRRTTVALVAAGFVTVAAVRLLLLPESTTPDQSAGADAATEVAGRLDSGFVGAADSIRPAPEAVAISLTLDRTQSADAYFQAAGLESDAARRWEELYRQVAGSPRFEKGHALTIFRDPETGDLRGFRYNLDDRIAITGKTYGEGVLRSSQELIRYTFRPVVVAFRLHNDFWNEAGRHNLPRPIVDTLANAFRDDHPLSSLPRGADVRLIYQEKVSRDGSTRFATGIQAATISFGGRTLTAFAFRDERGEPRLYDANGVALGPEALRFPLNFKFISSGFSLSRYHPILHRYRAHEGVDLVARYGTPVKAVADGEIEQAGWCGELGRCVRIRHEGGIVSVYGHLSRITSGIDAGRRVRTGEQIGEVGSTGLSTGPHLHYGIEKDGHYVNPLNQDLGVRHQVSPRLRAVFDSFKHEYLAMLNHLPLSGRSNVAFAAEAAPIGVIDQVKPAALKPKVVRGRLTRHAARVEPIVATSTTVIDGRASVMR from the coding sequence ATGCTTCGGGGGAAGCACAACATTCAGTGGCGGAGGACTACCGTTGCACTGGTCGCGGCCGGGTTCGTGACCGTCGCCGCGGTGCGTCTTTTATTGCTGCCCGAATCAACCACTCCGGACCAGTCCGCAGGCGCGGACGCGGCCACCGAAGTCGCCGGACGGCTCGATAGCGGCTTTGTCGGCGCGGCCGATTCAATACGTCCCGCCCCCGAAGCCGTCGCCATTTCCCTCACTCTGGATCGCACGCAGTCCGCCGACGCCTATTTTCAAGCGGCCGGGCTCGAAAGCGACGCCGCCCGCCGCTGGGAAGAACTGTATCGTCAGGTCGCCGGAAGCCCGCGATTTGAAAAAGGGCACGCGCTGACCATCTTCAGGGACCCTGAGACCGGCGACCTACGCGGCTTCAGATATAATCTGGATGATCGGATCGCGATTACCGGCAAAACCTACGGCGAGGGAGTTTTGCGTTCCTCCCAAGAATTGATCCGTTACACCTTTCGGCCGGTGGTAGTCGCTTTCCGCCTGCACAACGACTTCTGGAACGAAGCCGGCAGGCATAATCTGCCGCGTCCTATCGTTGATACGCTGGCGAACGCCTTTCGCGACGATCATCCGTTGAGCTCGTTGCCGCGCGGCGCCGACGTCAGGTTGATCTACCAGGAGAAAGTCAGTCGCGACGGCTCGACCCGTTTCGCCACCGGTATCCAGGCCGCCACCATCAGCTTCGGCGGCCGCACGCTCACGGCCTTCGCCTTCCGCGACGAGCGCGGTGAGCCGCGGCTGTACGACGCCAACGGCGTCGCGCTGGGACCGGAGGCGCTGCGCTTTCCGTTGAATTTCAAATTTATCTCTTCGGGCTTCAGCTTGAGCCGCTATCATCCAATTCTGCATCGCTACCGCGCCCATGAGGGCGTCGATCTGGTGGCGCGCTACGGCACGCCGGTCAAAGCCGTTGCGGACGGAGAGATCGAGCAGGCCGGGTGGTGCGGCGAGTTGGGACGCTGCGTCCGAATCCGCCACGAGGGCGGCATCGTCAGCGTGTACGGCCATCTGTCGCGGATTACCAGCGGGATCGACGCCGGCCGGAGGGTGCGTACCGGTGAGCAGATCGGCGAGGTCGGCTCGACCGGCTTATCGACCGGACCCCATCTGCACTACGGCATCGAGAAGGACGGCCATTACGTCAATCCGCTGAATCAGGATTTGGGAGTACGTCACCAGGTCTCGCCGCGGCTGCGGGCGGTCTTCGACAGCTTTAAGCACGAATATCTTGCGATGCTTAACCATCTGCCGCTGAGCGGGCGCTCGAACGTCGCCTTTGCTGCCGAAGCAGCTCCCATCGGAGTCATCGATCAGGTAAAACCCGCCGCCCTCAAGCCGAAGGTCGTCCGCGGCCGCCTGACGCGCCACGCCGCACGCGTTGAACCGATAGTCGCCACCTCGACGACTGTCATCGATGGCCGCGCCTCCGTGATGCGCTGA
- the mltG gene encoding endolytic transglycosylase MltG → MRKALIAIILLTLTATGATWGFLAAIQPTRLREPRVIAIQPGESFRSVAQQLAAAGVVRSAALFVVYGEWSGRAGRVKPGDYAFPGGESLNELLERLVEGDFLTITVAIPEGLTVHQIGQRLQAAGLVCDGEFDAEATDGPLLRALGLGTFGAEGFLFPATYRFSPRARTDDLLAAMLAEFFARLTPPIEQRMFDLGLDAREVVTLASIIEREAKVAGERPVIASVFYNRLAAGMPLQSDPTAQYNFTGERPAARAAVHTASAYNTYAIVGLPPGPIANPGWPAIAAALYPAHTDYLYFVARDDGTHIFSRSFREHQRAVEELRSAAWRSPRHAGH, encoded by the coding sequence ATGAGAAAGGCGTTGATTGCAATTATCCTGCTGACGCTGACGGCTACAGGCGCGACGTGGGGCTTCCTCGCGGCTATCCAGCCGACGCGACTGCGCGAGCCGCGCGTGATTGCGATACAACCGGGGGAATCGTTCAGGTCCGTGGCGCAGCAGTTGGCCGCAGCCGGAGTCGTACGCAGCGCGGCATTGTTCGTTGTGTATGGCGAGTGGAGCGGGCGAGCCGGACGGGTCAAGCCGGGGGATTATGCGTTCCCGGGCGGAGAGTCATTAAACGAACTGCTGGAGCGGCTGGTCGAGGGTGATTTCCTGACGATTACGGTGGCGATTCCCGAGGGCTTGACGGTTCATCAGATTGGCCAGCGGTTGCAGGCCGCCGGGCTGGTCTGCGACGGTGAGTTCGACGCTGAGGCCACCGATGGACCGCTGTTGCGCGCGCTGGGTTTGGGGACGTTCGGCGCGGAGGGGTTTCTGTTTCCGGCGACCTATCGATTTTCGCCGCGCGCGCGTACCGACGATCTGCTGGCGGCGATGCTCGCGGAATTCTTCGCCCGGCTGACGCCGCCGATCGAGCAGCGGATGTTTGACCTGGGCCTCGACGCGCGCGAGGTAGTCACACTCGCGTCAATCATCGAGCGGGAGGCCAAGGTGGCGGGCGAGCGGCCGGTGATCGCGAGCGTCTTCTACAATCGTCTGGCGGCCGGGATGCCGCTGCAATCCGACCCCACGGCGCAGTACAATTTTACCGGCGAGCGGCCGGCCGCGCGGGCGGCAGTGCACACGGCGTCGGCCTACAACACTTACGCTATTGTTGGACTGCCACCGGGTCCGATCGCCAATCCGGGATGGCCGGCGATCGCGGCGGCGCTCTATCCCGCCCATACCGATTACCTGTATTTTGTGGCACGCGATGACGGCACCCATATCTTCTCGCGTTCGTTCCGGGAACATCAGCGCGCCGTTGAAGAGTTGAGGTCGGCCGCCTGGAGGAGTCCGCGGCACGCCGGTCATTAG
- a CDS encoding SDR family oxidoreductase, whose amino-acid sequence MPVVLITGSSTGIGLATAVAFGRAKHEVYATMRRPQATPELAAIARSEKLPIKILPMDVDDDQSVNDTIANVLAEAGQVDALVNNAGIHASGAIEEIPLSDFRRVMETNYFGALRCIQAVLPSMRQRRSGHIVNISSVGGRIAGLSQAPYTASKWALEALSEELAPEVKPFGIRVALVEPGATITPIFDKRRQIPSNGLYRLERRMNAIYDAMVKQAPSASAVGERIVDIVQTGTWKLRHPDGPFAEPFLQYRAALSDEQWIDLRSIQSDEEFAAVVKRDFGLDLDL is encoded by the coding sequence ATGCCCGTAGTTCTCATAACAGGCAGCAGCACTGGTATCGGATTGGCCACGGCCGTCGCGTTCGGCCGCGCCAAACACGAAGTCTACGCGACCATGCGACGTCCGCAGGCCACGCCAGAACTGGCCGCGATTGCACGATCGGAAAAATTGCCCATCAAGATTCTCCCGATGGATGTCGATGATGATCAGTCAGTCAACGACACGATCGCGAACGTCCTGGCCGAGGCCGGCCAGGTCGACGCGCTCGTCAACAATGCAGGAATCCACGCGAGCGGGGCGATCGAGGAGATTCCATTGTCCGATTTCCGCCGTGTCATGGAAACCAACTATTTTGGCGCCCTGCGCTGTATCCAGGCGGTCCTGCCCAGCATGCGCCAGCGGCGCAGCGGCCATATTGTCAATATATCGTCGGTCGGCGGGCGCATAGCCGGCTTATCGCAAGCGCCTTATACAGCTTCCAAATGGGCGTTGGAGGCGCTGAGCGAAGAGCTCGCCCCCGAGGTCAAGCCCTTCGGAATCCGCGTTGCGCTGGTCGAGCCCGGAGCTACGATTACCCCAATCTTCGATAAGCGTCGGCAGATTCCGTCGAACGGACTTTACCGTCTGGAACGGCGCATGAACGCGATCTACGACGCAATGGTGAAGCAGGCGCCCTCAGCGTCTGCGGTGGGCGAAAGGATCGTCGACATCGTACAAACCGGCACGTGGAAACTCCGCCACCCGGATGGGCCATTCGCGGAACCGTTTCTACAGTACCGCGCCGCGCTTTCGGATGAGCAATGGATCGATTTGCGGTCAATTCAGAGCGACGAGGAATTTGCGGCTGTCGTCAAACGCGATTTCGGGCTCGACCTCGACTTGTGA